From a region of the Fischerella sp. JS2 genome:
- a CDS encoding type II toxin-antitoxin system HicB family antitoxin, translating into MKTRSFTVIVYKQEDMYIAECPEVGTVDQGETIEQAVEGVREATRLYLEEFPLPEVYNKY; encoded by the coding sequence ATGAAAACCCGCAGCTTTACAGTGATTGTCTACAAACAAGAGGATATGTACATAGCTGAGTGTCCAGAAGTCGGCACTGTGGATCAGGGAGAAACTATTGAACAGGCGGTTGAGGGAGTGAGAGAGGCGACACGACTTTATCTTGAGGAATTTCCTTTACCTGAAGTATATAACAAGTATTGA
- a CDS encoding VCBS repeat-containing protein, with amino-acid sequence MSDQISTSSSAPISTDKYTSKSQLETETYSSYRSSSDANSQLDLPNLQNPNPVFTSAAIVSDFNGDGKNDKFWRNSQTGENAIWLMDGTNVASADFVKTMGTEWDVKIGDFNGDDKTDLLWFNKATGENQVWLMDGTAVVSEASLATLSPDWTPVIADFNGDRKTDILWRNTTTGENAAWLMDGTQVTTPSFLQTVDSNWTANIVDLNSDGKTDIFWRNKATGENAVWTMDGTNATGASLPTLGTEWQPTLGDFDLNYQTDILWRNTATGENKVWLMNGTTVASDTALPTLEGSSWKPLIGDFDGNGKTDILWYNQETGKNQIWIMDGSNVLTTVAADAPSGAWTPSISDTNGDGKTDIFWRNYETGENAVVVVTGTDSTPTALPTLGKEWYTF; translated from the coding sequence ATGTCCGATCAGATTTCTACTTCTAGTAGCGCTCCAATCTCAACAGACAAATACACAAGCAAAAGTCAATTAGAAACAGAGACTTACTCAAGCTATAGGAGTTCTTCAGATGCAAACTCTCAGCTTGATCTTCCAAATCTACAGAATCCTAATCCTGTATTCACGAGTGCGGCAATTGTATCGGATTTCAACGGTGATGGTAAGAACGACAAGTTCTGGCGTAACTCTCAGACTGGTGAAAATGCTATTTGGTTAATGGATGGCACAAATGTCGCCTCTGCGGATTTTGTCAAGACAATGGGTACAGAGTGGGATGTTAAAATCGGCGATTTCAACGGTGATGACAAGACAGACTTACTCTGGTTCAACAAAGCTACAGGTGAAAACCAGGTTTGGCTGATGGATGGTACAGCTGTTGTCTCTGAAGCATCGTTAGCAACATTAAGTCCAGATTGGACACCAGTGATTGCAGATTTTAATGGCGATCGCAAAACCGATATCCTCTGGCGGAACACAACAACCGGTGAGAACGCCGCTTGGTTAATGGATGGTACACAAGTAACCACTCCGTCTTTTCTCCAGACTGTCGATTCCAACTGGACAGCCAACATTGTTGATCTCAACAGCGACGGTAAGACAGATATCTTCTGGCGCAACAAAGCCACAGGTGAAAACGCCGTCTGGACGATGGATGGTACAAACGCCACTGGTGCATCTTTGCCCACACTAGGCACTGAATGGCAACCGACCCTGGGTGATTTTGACCTCAATTACCAAACCGACATTCTCTGGCGCAATACAGCCACAGGTGAGAACAAAGTTTGGTTAATGAACGGTACAACCGTTGCTAGTGATACTGCTCTACCTACGCTCGAAGGTTCTAGTTGGAAACCATTAATTGGTGACTTTGACGGTAATGGTAAGACTGATATCTTATGGTACAACCAGGAAACTGGCAAAAACCAGATATGGATCATGGATGGTAGCAATGTTCTCACTACAGTTGCTGCCGATGCACCCAGTGGGGCTTGGACACCTAGTATCAGTGATACCAATGGTGATGGTAAAACCGACATCTTCTGGCGGAATTACGAAACAGGTGAAAACGCCGTTGTAGTTGTGACTGGTACTGACTCTACTCCTACAGCTCTACCTACCCTTGGCAAAGAATGGTATACCTTTTAG
- the fabG gene encoding 3-oxoacyl-ACP reductase FabG: MKGKHILLTGGTGGLGLGVTPAVLAQGAAAITIPYYNPKEVERLKEIISPAEIASINFVSANLAEEASVENIINQMQRVDVLIHLVGGFAMGKTHEYSLENWQRDFDLNLTTTFLVCKHSLRRMLENGYGRIVTVGSRGAVEPTGQLAAYCASKAGVVALTKAIADETKGTNITANVVLPSVIDTPSNREAMGAENADKWVKAESLAQVICFLASEAAKDIRGAAVPVYGNV; the protein is encoded by the coding sequence ATGAAAGGCAAGCACATTTTACTCACAGGTGGGACTGGTGGATTAGGTTTAGGCGTGACACCAGCAGTTTTAGCACAAGGTGCAGCAGCAATCACAATTCCCTATTACAACCCTAAAGAAGTCGAACGTCTCAAGGAAATTATCTCACCTGCTGAGATTGCCAGCATCAATTTTGTCTCTGCAAATTTAGCAGAAGAAGCTTCAGTAGAAAATATCATCAACCAGATGCAAAGGGTAGATGTGTTAATTCATCTGGTAGGTGGGTTTGCGATGGGGAAAACCCATGAATACAGCTTGGAGAATTGGCAACGGGATTTTGATTTAAACTTGACTACAACTTTCTTGGTTTGCAAACATAGTCTCAGGAGAATGTTAGAAAATGGCTATGGACGGATTGTAACTGTTGGTTCTAGAGGTGCTGTGGAACCAACGGGACAACTCGCGGCTTATTGTGCTTCTAAAGCTGGTGTGGTTGCACTAACGAAAGCGATCGCAGACGAAACTAAAGGTACTAATATTACTGCAAATGTAGTTCTTCCTAGTGTTATTGATACTCCTAGTAACCGGGAAGCAATGGGTGCGGAAAATGCTGATAAGTGGGTAAAAGCTGAGTCTTTGGCGCAGGTGATTTGCTTCTTAGCGTCAGAAGCTGCTAAGGATATTCGAGGTGCGGCGGTTCCTGTTTACGGGAATGTTTAA
- a CDS encoding zinc-binding dehydrogenase, with amino-acid sequence MKAKTYKRLIAKQISQDFKSAVEIVETPVPKPDSDQLLIQNKFAGINAGFDTLLCQGKVPYVNLTPPFDLGVEAVGEIVAVGDNIQDFQIGDAVVTTVRGGGYREYQVIDANLVVKVRQATPEVLTLMPTGTSALVALEQVGKMKSNEVVLVTAAAGGTGHIAVQVAKLAGNHVIGTCGSQAKAELLQKLGCDRIINYRSENLNQVLKNKYPNGINLIFDCVGKQVFDTCVENLAIRGRLVVVGFISEYGKDSEQVTQPRIYHKLFWKAASVRGFLMPLYQEYANEARDRLLNLFYSNQLKVAIDPTQFHGIESIPNAVEYLLSGKNSGKVIVKF; translated from the coding sequence ATGAAGGCAAAAACCTACAAAAGGTTAATAGCAAAGCAAATTAGCCAAGATTTTAAATCTGCGGTTGAAATTGTTGAAACTCCTGTTCCCAAACCTGATAGTGATCAACTTTTAATTCAAAATAAATTTGCTGGTATCAATGCTGGTTTTGATACCTTACTTTGCCAAGGTAAAGTTCCCTATGTGAACTTAACTCCTCCTTTTGATTTAGGTGTAGAAGCTGTCGGTGAAATCGTAGCTGTAGGAGATAATATTCAAGATTTTCAAATAGGTGATGCTGTTGTAACTACTGTACGGGGAGGAGGTTATCGCGAGTACCAAGTTATAGATGCCAATCTTGTAGTCAAAGTTCGCCAAGCAACACCAGAAGTACTAACTCTCATGCCTACCGGAACATCAGCTTTGGTGGCATTAGAACAAGTAGGAAAAATGAAAAGTAATGAAGTGGTTTTAGTGACAGCAGCAGCAGGAGGAACCGGGCATATTGCGGTACAGGTAGCAAAGTTAGCAGGTAATCATGTGATCGGTACTTGTGGATCACAAGCAAAAGCAGAGTTGTTACAAAAATTGGGTTGCGATCGCATCATCAACTACCGTAGCGAAAATCTCAATCAAGTCCTCAAAAATAAATATCCCAATGGCATTAACCTAATTTTCGATTGTGTCGGAAAACAAGTTTTTGATACTTGTGTAGAAAATCTCGCAATCCGAGGACGTTTAGTTGTAGTTGGTTTTATTTCCGAATATGGCAAAGATTCAGAACAAGTCACACAACCTCGTATTTATCATAAACTCTTTTGGAAAGCTGCCTCTGTACGCGGTTTTCTCATGCCTCTTTATCAAGAATACGCTAACGAAGCACGCGATCGCTTGTTAAATCTGTTCTATAGCAATCAACTCAAAGTAGCCATTGATCCAACCCAATTTCACGGTATAGAATCCATCCCGAATGCAGTTGAATATTTACTCAGTGGTAAAAATTCCGGCAAAGTCATTGTGAAATTTTAA
- a CDS encoding VCBS repeat-containing protein, translating into MSNSNSSLNLSIETSASKYASTNLFDNNTIPNLSFKLGRSSSINDENQSSIAAKNPNPNPSFSNAAVVADFNGDGKADKFWRNSQTGETAIWLMDGSNPRASTITTVDASWDLSYADFNRDGKTDIFWRNKNSGENVIWLMDGTNIAAQANVQTINPAWTYNIADFNGDGKSDVLWRNSQTGENATWIMDGTNVTTAAFLPTTDTTWTSSVVDFNGDGKNDIFWRNNITGENKVWFMDSTNTSEYALSKLEGNWEANVGDFNNDGNSDILWRNYETGENKVWLMSGIFINEGNLSKQDSAWKSYIGDFNGDGKTDVFWHNQTTGENTAWLMDGTSIGTAAFLPATGASWQPNIGDYDGDGKTDVFWRNGETGEVAVWFMNGTTANGVFLPQVGTEWSVF; encoded by the coding sequence ATGTCTAACTCCAATTCTTCCTTGAATTTGTCTATAGAAACTAGTGCATCAAAATATGCTTCCACAAATCTTTTTGATAACAATACCATTCCCAATCTTAGTTTTAAGCTGGGACGTTCTTCAAGTATAAATGATGAAAATCAGTCTTCAATTGCAGCAAAAAATCCAAATCCTAATCCTAGTTTCAGCAACGCGGCCGTTGTTGCAGATTTCAATGGAGATGGCAAAGCTGACAAATTCTGGCGTAACTCTCAAACTGGTGAAACTGCTATTTGGTTGATGGATGGCAGCAACCCTAGAGCATCTACTATAACTACAGTAGATGCATCTTGGGACTTAAGTTATGCCGATTTTAACCGCGACGGCAAAACAGATATCTTTTGGCGTAATAAAAACAGCGGTGAAAATGTGATTTGGCTGATGGATGGCACAAACATTGCTGCTCAAGCTAATGTTCAAACAATAAACCCAGCTTGGACTTACAACATTGCGGATTTCAACGGTGATGGTAAAAGTGACGTTTTGTGGCGTAATAGTCAAACTGGAGAAAATGCCACCTGGATAATGGATGGTACAAATGTCACAACTGCCGCTTTTTTACCTACCACTGATACAACCTGGACTTCTAGTGTGGTTGATTTTAACGGTGATGGCAAAAACGATATCTTTTGGCGCAACAACATCACTGGTGAAAATAAAGTCTGGTTTATGGATAGCACAAATACATCAGAATATGCTCTAAGCAAATTGGAAGGTAACTGGGAGGCTAATGTTGGTGATTTCAACAACGATGGCAACAGTGATATCCTTTGGCGTAACTACGAAACAGGCGAGAATAAAGTTTGGCTGATGAGCGGTATCTTCATCAATGAGGGTAATTTGTCGAAACAAGATTCGGCTTGGAAATCGTATATTGGTGACTTCAATGGTGATGGCAAGACAGATGTCTTTTGGCACAATCAAACGACAGGTGAAAACACCGCTTGGTTAATGGATGGCACATCAATTGGGACTGCGGCTTTCTTACCTGCAACTGGTGCATCTTGGCAACCGAACATCGGCGACTATGATGGTGATGGCAAGACAGATGTCTTCTGGCGCAATGGTGAAACCGGTGAAGTTGCAGTTTGGTTTATGAATGGCACAACTGCTAATGGTGTCTTTCTACCACAGGTTGGTACTGAATGGAGCGTTTTTTAA
- a CDS encoding class I SAM-dependent methyltransferase, with protein sequence MTVQTLQQIDQGKAEAFAQGMLGILNSSAIALMTSIGHRTGLFDTLAQLPASTSEQIADTTGLNERYVREWLGAMVTGRILEYDPSDRTYLLPPEHALFLTRSGDINMAATMQFIPILATVEDQIIECFYKGGGVPYSAYKRFHQVMAEESNQTVVEALIDFILPLVPGSIEALQTGIDVLDVGCGSGHAINTLAQVFPQSRFTGYDFSTEAIATAKTEAQNIGLTNVQFQVKDAATIDEIAQYDLITTFDAIHDQAKPDVVLYNIAQALRPDGTYLMQDIRASSYVDGNLEHPAGPYLYTVSCMHCMTVSLAMNGAGLGTVWGEEKALEMLKAAGFNSVEVKRLEHDMLNNYYIVKKIS encoded by the coding sequence ATGACTGTACAAACATTACAGCAAATAGATCAAGGTAAAGCAGAAGCCTTTGCTCAAGGAATGTTGGGTATTCTCAACAGTAGCGCGATCGCACTCATGACTTCCATCGGTCATCGTACAGGACTGTTTGACACTTTAGCACAGTTGCCAGCATCAACGAGTGAGCAGATAGCAGACACTACTGGATTGAATGAAAGGTATGTACGCGAATGGTTAGGAGCAATGGTAACAGGTAGGATTTTGGAATATGATCCGAGCGATCGCACTTACTTGTTACCTCCAGAACATGCTTTATTCTTAACACGTTCTGGTGACATCAACATGGCAGCAACGATGCAATTTATCCCCATCTTGGCAACAGTTGAAGACCAAATTATAGAATGTTTTTACAAAGGTGGAGGAGTTCCCTATTCAGCTTATAAGCGCTTCCATCAAGTGATGGCAGAAGAAAGCAACCAAACAGTGGTAGAGGCTTTGATCGATTTTATTCTTCCCCTTGTCCCAGGTTCAATAGAGGCACTACAAACGGGCATTGATGTACTCGATGTTGGTTGTGGTAGTGGTCATGCTATAAATACCCTAGCCCAAGTATTTCCCCAAAGCCGATTTACAGGCTATGACTTTTCCACAGAAGCGATCGCTACAGCCAAAACAGAAGCCCAAAATATTGGTTTAACCAACGTTCAGTTTCAGGTAAAAGACGCTGCTACCATAGACGAAATTGCTCAATACGATTTAATTACAACCTTTGATGCCATCCACGATCAGGCCAAACCTGATGTAGTACTATACAATATTGCCCAAGCATTACGTCCTGATGGTACATACCTCATGCAGGATATTCGCGCTTCTAGTTATGTGGACGGCAATCTTGAGCATCCTGCTGGCCCCTATCTTTATACTGTCTCTTGTATGCACTGTATGACAGTTTCTCTGGCTATGAATGGGGCTGGACTCGGTACTGTCTGGGGTGAGGAAAAAGCACTAGAAATGTTGAAAGCAGCAGGCTTTAACAGCGTTGAAGTTAAACGCCTGGAACACGACATGCTAAATAACTACTACATCGTTAAAAAAATTAGTTAG
- a CDS encoding DedA family protein: MNFDLLNLIKSLGYFGVWGIIFAESGLLVGFFLPGDSLLFTAGFVASQNLLNIWILIIGAFLFAVLGDNVGYATGYRFGRRLFQKEDSWLFHKKHLVKTQKFYQQHGKKTIVLARFLPIIRTFAPIVAGIGVMHYRTFMVYNLIGGLIWTFGITLLGFFLGKSLPAEQIDKYLLPLIGLIIIVSLVPSVLHVIKENRADRH, encoded by the coding sequence ATGAATTTTGATCTGCTCAACCTAATTAAATCACTAGGATACTTTGGAGTCTGGGGAATTATTTTTGCTGAATCTGGTTTATTGGTTGGTTTTTTTCTGCCTGGAGATAGCTTGCTATTTACGGCTGGATTTGTCGCTTCACAAAATTTGCTTAATATCTGGATTTTAATTATTGGTGCTTTTCTGTTTGCAGTACTAGGTGATAACGTAGGCTATGCTACCGGATACAGATTTGGTCGAAGATTATTTCAAAAAGAAGATTCTTGGTTGTTTCATAAGAAACATTTAGTCAAAACTCAAAAATTTTATCAACAGCATGGGAAAAAAACTATTGTTTTAGCTCGCTTTTTACCAATTATCAGAACTTTTGCGCCGATTGTGGCAGGCATTGGTGTTATGCACTATCGGACATTTATGGTCTATAACTTAATTGGTGGTTTAATTTGGACTTTTGGCATTACCTTGCTTGGTTTTTTCTTAGGTAAATCTCTGCCAGCAGAACAGATAGATAAGTATTTATTACCGCTCATTGGTTTAATTATTATTGTTTCGCTGGTTCCATCAGTGCTTCATGTGATTAAAGAAAATAGAGCAGACCGACATTAA
- a CDS encoding aminopeptidase P N-terminal domain-containing protein: protein MQTEYKQRREALMSKIGNGTAIFRSAPMAVMHNDVEYNFRQDSDFFYLTGFNEPQAVAILAPHHPQHQFVLFVQPKDREQEVWSGYRCGVEAAKERYGADEAYPIAELDEKLPQYLEKADRIYYRLGRDRAFNDKILNHWQRLMRTYPKRGTGPIAIEDTSPILHSMRLIKSQAELELMHKAADIAVEAHNHAMQFTAPGRYEYEVQAEIEYIFRKRGAMGPAYPSIVASGVNACVLHYVENDRQMQDNELLLIDAGCAYEYYNSDITRTFPVGGKFTPEQKILYEIVLAAQKQAIAQVQPGNPYNLFHDTAVRVLTEGLVEIGILKGEIDKLIEEEKYKPFYMHRTGHWLGLDVHDVGVYQHGDNPQILQPGQVVTVEPGLYIVPDTKPAEDQPEIDQRWVGIGIRIEDDVLVTPTGNEVLTAGVPKEIEDLES from the coding sequence ATGCAGACAGAATATAAACAGCGTCGGGAAGCATTAATGTCTAAGATTGGTAATGGTACTGCCATCTTTCGCAGTGCGCCAATGGCAGTAATGCACAACGATGTCGAATATAACTTTCGTCAAGATAGCGATTTCTTTTATCTAACTGGGTTTAACGAACCGCAAGCAGTAGCAATTCTAGCACCCCATCACCCACAACATCAGTTTGTGTTGTTTGTGCAACCCAAGGATAGGGAACAGGAAGTTTGGAGTGGTTATCGCTGTGGGGTAGAAGCAGCAAAGGAAAGATACGGCGCGGATGAAGCTTATCCAATTGCGGAACTAGATGAAAAACTACCGCAGTATCTTGAAAAAGCCGATCGCATTTATTATCGCTTAGGACGCGATCGCGCTTTTAACGATAAAATCCTCAATCATTGGCAACGCTTAATGCGGACTTATCCAAAGCGCGGTACAGGACCGATCGCGATCGAAGATACTAGTCCCATTCTCCACAGTATGCGTTTGATTAAAAGCCAAGCAGAATTGGAGTTGATGCACAAAGCAGCTGATATTGCAGTGGAAGCACATAACCACGCTATGCAATTTACTGCACCAGGACGTTATGAGTACGAGGTGCAGGCAGAAATTGAATATATCTTCCGCAAGCGAGGCGCAATGGGACCTGCTTATCCTTCGATTGTTGCCTCTGGTGTCAACGCTTGTGTACTACATTATGTAGAGAATGATCGGCAGATGCAGGATAACGAGTTACTGCTGATTGATGCTGGCTGTGCCTACGAATATTACAACTCAGATATTACCAGGACATTTCCTGTGGGAGGTAAATTTACCCCAGAACAAAAAATCTTATATGAGATTGTTTTGGCAGCCCAAAAACAAGCGATCGCTCAAGTGCAACCAGGTAATCCTTATAATCTATTTCATGATACTGCCGTCCGTGTTCTCACAGAAGGTTTAGTAGAAATCGGCATCCTTAAAGGTGAAATTGACAAATTAATAGAGGAAGAAAAATACAAACCATTTTACATGCACCGCACTGGTCACTGGTTAGGCTTAGATGTGCATGATGTGGGAGTTTACCAGCATGGCGACAACCCGCAAATTCTGCAACCAGGTCAAGTGGTGACGGTGGAACCAGGACTTTATATAGTACCAGATACCAAGCCAGCAGAAGACCAACCAGAAATAGATCAACGTTGGGTTGGTATTGGCATTCGGATTGAGGATGATGTCTTGGTGACTCCGACGGGAAATGAAGTTTTGACTGCTGGCGTACCCAAAGAAATCGAAGACTTGGAGAGTTAA
- a CDS encoding acyltransferase, with the protein MEKSINYSYLPKIIQNHNRLDALLALRGFACLMVVIIHCAPPRNALIYQHYDFSWLIFSHGAVAVWIFFCLSGYLMGKAFYTERYLSDVTGVINFWRNRAIRILPLYYFAVLILSIFVYPDVLKFENWGYLLRVCTFTYNPYIASQPIAFNDVFWSLSTEVQFYILVPFIYNLSKSLVVKQKHVIVTAILIILVVFCIKTLSWLSFSHQINHQMGYAFKYWYTPIFNNLDVFLCGFLVNTLIKYQKPKSHNIESRFNYRLLWNQKYVAIILMILLYLFTANHLYHQELWELTNRPGGWRTITTIFIFQPLTAIITSFFIFKFELDNYHIYSKNEKLSFASVLKNPLRLLEVFGNLSYGVYIWHMPILGKIYSIFTSNTPIEAFYHRLVATLFISVILATVTYYLVELPATKWKIYHSSSN; encoded by the coding sequence ATGGAAAAATCAATAAATTACTCGTATTTACCAAAGATTATTCAAAATCACAATCGATTAGATGCTCTGTTGGCTCTACGCGGCTTTGCCTGTTTAATGGTAGTAATTATCCATTGCGCGCCTCCTAGAAATGCACTTATTTATCAACATTATGATTTTAGTTGGCTCATCTTTAGTCATGGTGCAGTAGCAGTTTGGATTTTCTTTTGTTTGTCTGGCTATTTAATGGGAAAAGCTTTTTACACTGAGCGTTATCTTAGCGATGTCACAGGAGTAATTAATTTTTGGCGTAATCGTGCTATTAGAATTTTACCTCTTTATTATTTTGCTGTTTTGATTTTATCTATATTTGTTTATCCTGATGTTCTGAAATTTGAGAATTGGGGATATCTACTGCGGGTTTGTACTTTTACATATAATCCTTATATTGCATCTCAACCTATAGCATTCAATGATGTTTTTTGGTCTCTCTCTACAGAAGTACAATTTTATATACTTGTTCCTTTTATATATAATTTGAGCAAATCTTTAGTCGTCAAACAAAAGCATGTAATTGTAACAGCAATCTTAATTATATTAGTAGTCTTTTGCATCAAAACGTTATCTTGGCTTAGCTTCTCTCATCAAATAAACCACCAAATGGGATATGCATTTAAATATTGGTATACTCCCATCTTTAATAATCTTGATGTATTTTTATGTGGTTTTTTAGTAAATACACTAATTAAATATCAAAAGCCTAAATCTCACAACATAGAATCTAGATTTAATTACAGGCTACTTTGGAATCAAAAATATGTAGCCATCATCTTGATGATTTTACTGTATCTATTTACTGCTAATCACTTATATCATCAAGAATTATGGGAATTAACTAATCGTCCTGGTGGCTGGAGAACAATCACAACTATCTTTATTTTTCAGCCATTAACCGCAATTATCACATCTTTTTTTATTTTTAAGTTTGAATTAGATAATTATCATATTTACAGTAAAAATGAAAAACTATCATTTGCTTCTGTATTGAAAAATCCTCTCCGGTTATTAGAAGTTTTTGGAAATTTATCTTATGGTGTTTATATTTGGCATATGCCAATTTTAGGAAAAATTTATTCAATATTTACATCGAATACTCCTATAGAAGCTTTTTATCATAGACTAGTAGCAACACTGTTTATATCAGTCATACTAGCTACTGTCACATACTACTTAGTAGAATTACCAGCAACAAAATGGAAAATTTATCATTCGTCTTCTAATTAA
- a CDS encoding J domain-containing protein — protein sequence MARRTSSRSPVTATTTLALSSVHIRLESLEKEHQWLLKQIKRKQKELNNFVEQMRSFATEIFHRGTPSFKKLAEIDEEIHRLFDEIFATRNFGKQTKKSIEGIYRNLQMAGIISPKRDRDDSDTELDELFETDDQEQEFFGSSQKNNYQRQQHSEFTTTSKSDESRKIRNTFLRLAEIFHPDKVTDDETQMRHTEIMKEINKAYQEGDLARLLEIERQHQAGESVDSNNEDDLTRKCNRLAQETEFLKTQYETIKRELRLVKNTPEGMIVADCRKIAKEGIDPIDQMLGQVESEIQVISHIRDFVRDFREQKITIKEFLCGPTILQQMKQEVMEDLLEQMLEELGARIVF from the coding sequence ATGGCTAGACGTACCTCTTCCCGATCTCCTGTTACTGCCACAACTACACTAGCTCTTTCATCTGTTCATATTCGTCTAGAATCGCTAGAAAAAGAACACCAATGGCTGCTGAAACAGATTAAGAGAAAACAGAAGGAACTGAATAATTTTGTTGAACAGATGCGTTCTTTCGCTACAGAAATATTTCATAGAGGTACTCCCAGCTTTAAAAAACTTGCAGAAATTGACGAAGAAATTCATAGATTATTTGATGAAATATTTGCCACCAGAAATTTTGGTAAACAAACCAAGAAAAGTATTGAAGGAATTTACCGAAATCTTCAGATGGCGGGAATTATTAGTCCAAAACGCGATCGCGATGATTCAGACACAGAATTAGATGAACTGTTTGAAACAGATGATCAAGAGCAAGAGTTTTTTGGTTCTTCTCAAAAAAACAATTATCAGCGTCAACAACATTCAGAATTTACCACTACAAGTAAATCTGATGAATCGAGAAAGATTAGAAATACATTTTTGAGGTTAGCGGAAATATTTCACCCTGATAAGGTGACTGATGATGAAACGCAAATGCGTCATACAGAAATTATGAAGGAAATTAATAAAGCTTACCAAGAAGGAGATTTAGCCCGACTTTTAGAAATTGAACGACAACATCAAGCGGGAGAATCTGTAGATAGCAACAATGAAGATGATTTAACCCGCAAATGTAATCGTTTAGCACAGGAAACTGAATTCCTCAAAACCCAATATGAGACGATCAAAAGAGAACTGCGTTTAGTCAAAAATACCCCAGAAGGAATGATAGTTGCTGATTGTCGCAAAATCGCCAAAGAGGGAATTGATCCTATAGATCAGATGTTAGGACAAGTTGAATCTGAAATTCAAGTTATTTCTCATATCCGCGATTTTGTCAGGGATTTTCGAGAGCAGAAAATTACAATTAAAGAGTTTCTCTGTGGACCAACAATTTTGCAACAGATGAAACAGGAAGTTATGGAAGATTTGCTGGAACAGATGTTGGAAGAACTTGGCGCAAGAATAGTGTTTTAA
- a CDS encoding aspartyl/asparaginyl beta-hydroxylase domain-containing protein, whose protein sequence is MKTFNEYHLNPKQFPFLKSLQENWQVIRDEFTHFIHNASDEELKFTYDVLGPKSKTIKTKGDAKYSAFGILFQGLFIEEYIQVHQIKYPDYELYEASEKALALRQKYFPNLAKVIEKVNFSEDNILRNVYFGTFHPGLDIKLHVNYNPHMNRGYLGLIVPQGDVAMKICHDQLYWHEGEFMVLDHSYPHCPHNYTNYDRTVLVVDFFKPDWSTEEAIQFEKEQVTQRMQDNPYSLGVFGKSDKAKEEDFIKYGLAHQLEWDKALSMNS, encoded by the coding sequence ATGAAAACTTTTAATGAATATCATTTAAATCCAAAGCAATTTCCTTTTCTCAAAAGTCTTCAAGAAAATTGGCAAGTGATTAGAGATGAGTTTACACACTTTATTCACAATGCATCTGATGAAGAATTAAAGTTCACTTATGATGTTCTGGGCCCTAAAAGTAAAACGATTAAAACTAAAGGTGATGCAAAATATAGTGCTTTTGGGATTTTATTTCAAGGTTTGTTTATTGAAGAATATATTCAAGTACATCAAATAAAATATCCTGATTATGAATTATATGAGGCATCAGAAAAAGCACTGGCATTAAGACAGAAATATTTTCCCAACTTGGCTAAAGTCATAGAAAAAGTAAACTTTAGCGAAGATAATATTCTCAGAAATGTGTATTTTGGTACATTCCATCCAGGCCTAGATATTAAGCTGCATGTGAACTATAATCCTCACATGAATCGTGGTTATCTAGGATTGATTGTGCCACAAGGGGATGTGGCGATGAAAATATGTCACGATCAGCTTTATTGGCATGAAGGGGAATTCATGGTTTTAGATCATAGCTATCCCCACTGTCCGCATAATTACACTAATTATGATAGAACCGTCTTGGTTGTTGACTTTTTTAAACCGGATTGGTCAACAGAAGAAGCGATTCAGTTTGAAAAAGAGCAAGTGACACAAAGGATGCAAGATAATCCTTACAGTTTAGGTGTTTTTGGTAAAAGTGATAAAGCCAAAGAAGAAGATTTTATCAAGTATGGTTTAGCTCATCAATTAGAGTGGGATAAAGCCTTATCAATGAACAGTTAA